In a single window of the Streptomyces sp. NBC_00285 genome:
- a CDS encoding DUF3152 domain-containing protein: MTAHKRNPAGHRRRKHSQRSAHRQLTGGLAALAAFAAVGGAVVAWLPSDTERPSEAPSAVGSPEPQRTTESPRPSRPPSGAPARPSTTPLPESGPGTFVTASGGSGRVGKGTPLRYRVEVENGITITPDDVAAQVERTLADPRGWTADGHSAFQRVSSGPTDFVVRLATPATVDKICAEGGLDTGGEVNCSVNHNVMVNLRRWVLATEFYPKDVVGYRALIINHEVGHFLGHGHVTCPGKGQPAPAMMQQIKGLLGCVPNVWPYDSDGRLVTGPSVP, translated from the coding sequence CGGAACCCCGCCGGCCACCGTCGCCGCAAGCACTCCCAGCGGAGCGCCCATCGGCAACTGACGGGCGGCCTGGCCGCGTTGGCGGCCTTCGCAGCCGTCGGTGGCGCGGTGGTGGCGTGGCTGCCGTCCGATACCGAACGCCCCTCCGAGGCGCCCTCGGCCGTCGGGAGCCCGGAGCCGCAGAGGACGACCGAGTCACCCAGACCGTCCCGGCCCCCGTCCGGCGCTCCTGCCCGCCCTTCCACGACGCCCCTCCCCGAGAGCGGACCGGGGACCTTCGTCACCGCGTCCGGCGGGAGCGGACGAGTCGGCAAGGGCACACCCCTGCGCTACCGGGTCGAGGTGGAGAACGGCATCACGATCACGCCCGACGACGTCGCCGCGCAGGTGGAGCGGACCCTGGCCGACCCTCGCGGCTGGACGGCGGACGGCCACTCGGCGTTCCAGCGGGTGTCGAGCGGCCCCACCGACTTCGTGGTCCGCCTCGCCACCCCGGCGACCGTCGACAAGATCTGCGCCGAGGGCGGCCTGGACACCGGCGGCGAGGTCAACTGCAGCGTGAACCACAACGTGATGGTCAACCTCAGACGCTGGGTGCTGGCGACCGAGTTCTACCCGAAGGACGTCGTCGGGTACCGCGCCCTGATCATCAACCACGAGGTGGGCCACTTCCTCGGCCACGGCCATGTCACGTGCCCGGGCAAGGGGCAGCCGGCCCCGGCGATGATGCAGCAGATCAAGGGCCTGCTCGGCTGCGTCCCCAACGTCTGGCCGTACGACAGCGACGGCCGTCTCGTCACGGGGCCCTCCGTCCCGTGA